One genomic window of Azospirillum sp. TSH100 includes the following:
- the addB gene encoding double-strand break repair protein AddB, with protein MPPTVTHPKVYSIPTGAPFVDRLAAGIMERVGGDPMALAGVTVLLPTRRACRSLQAAFLRRSGGQPTLLPRMAPLGELDAGDISLTEEELPDVPLDLPEAISPLNRQMTLARLILGAEGLSATTAQAVRLGADLGRLIDAVWTERAGFEKLESLVPEDYAEHWQVTLKFLRIITEVWPAILESTGETDPAKRRNLALETQAALWQAAPPPGMVIAAGSTGSIAATTELLSVIARLPQGAVVLPGLDTGADDTIWDAIAGDESHPQHGLSQLIRLLGVERAEVQPWTDAPEPRGARARLIAEAMRPAATTEGWRELSGVEASALDGLTRIDAATSEEEAQVIALLMRHALETPTKTAALITPDRNLGRRVAMALARWGILVNDSGGQPLAHTAVGTYLRLTAELAASRVHPLALLALAKHPMAAGGRDSADFRAAARALERIVLRGPRPAEGFDGMLAALEQADRFDHEEQQEFLRTWLVDIGQRAAPFLEALNNETPLADLVRAHVAFCESLAADDALTGAERLWRQDDGEEAARFVHDLLDAADGFPAIPAKDYPALLDALMSARAVRPRYGLHPRLFILGPMEARLQHLDLTILGGLNEGTWPPAASADPWMSRPMRRDFGLPSPERLVGMSAHDFAHACGAPEVVLTRAARVEGTPTVPSRWLLRLETVLRALDLDGVIEERGACWLGWARGLDEPDRVQPVAAPEPRPPLAARPRKLSVTEIETWMRDPYAIYARHALRLRALDPIAADPGASDRGQIIHDTLDAFVRDHPGPLPHDALDRLIALGRERFGPLLRSHPDVWAFWWPRFERVAGWFVDLERERRPRLRPLATEVPGRLELSGPGGPFTLTAKADRIDRGPDGLVVIDYKTGTPPSAREIELGFAPQLPLEAAIAAAGGFSGVDKGEVAELTFWRLSGGDPAGEEKPVKGDPAVLGEEARAGLEALIAQFDDPETPYRSRPRPAMAPRYTDYAHLARVQEWSSGGGEGE; from the coding sequence ATGCCCCCCACAGTGACCCACCCCAAAGTCTACAGCATCCCCACGGGCGCCCCCTTCGTCGACAGGCTGGCGGCGGGGATCATGGAACGGGTCGGCGGCGACCCGATGGCGCTGGCCGGGGTCACCGTGTTGCTGCCGACGCGGCGCGCCTGTCGGTCCTTGCAGGCGGCTTTCCTGCGCCGCTCCGGCGGGCAGCCGACCCTGCTGCCGCGGATGGCGCCGCTTGGCGAACTCGACGCCGGCGACATCAGCCTGACCGAGGAGGAACTGCCCGACGTCCCGCTCGACCTGCCGGAGGCGATCTCACCGCTGAACCGGCAGATGACCCTGGCCCGGCTGATCCTGGGAGCCGAGGGGCTGTCGGCGACCACGGCGCAGGCGGTGCGGCTGGGCGCCGACCTCGGCCGGCTGATCGACGCGGTGTGGACCGAGCGCGCCGGCTTCGAGAAGCTGGAGTCGCTGGTGCCGGAGGATTACGCCGAGCACTGGCAGGTCACACTGAAGTTCCTGCGCATCATCACGGAGGTCTGGCCCGCCATCCTCGAGTCGACCGGCGAGACCGACCCGGCCAAGCGCCGCAACCTGGCGCTGGAGACGCAGGCCGCCCTGTGGCAGGCCGCCCCGCCGCCGGGCATGGTGATCGCCGCCGGCTCCACCGGCTCCATCGCGGCGACGACGGAACTGCTCTCGGTCATCGCCCGGCTGCCGCAGGGGGCCGTGGTGCTGCCCGGGCTCGACACCGGGGCCGACGACACCATCTGGGACGCCATCGCCGGGGACGAATCCCACCCGCAGCACGGGCTGTCGCAGCTGATCCGCCTTCTGGGCGTCGAACGCGCCGAGGTGCAGCCCTGGACCGACGCGCCGGAGCCGCGCGGCGCCCGCGCCCGCCTGATCGCCGAGGCGATGCGCCCGGCGGCGACCACCGAGGGCTGGCGCGAGCTGTCGGGGGTGGAGGCTTCGGCGCTGGACGGGCTGACCCGCATCGACGCCGCCACCTCGGAGGAAGAAGCGCAGGTCATCGCCTTGCTGATGCGCCATGCGCTGGAAACGCCGACCAAGACCGCCGCCCTCATCACTCCCGACCGCAACCTGGGACGCCGGGTCGCCATGGCGCTGGCGCGCTGGGGCATTCTGGTCAACGACTCCGGCGGCCAGCCGCTCGCCCACACCGCGGTCGGCACCTATCTGCGGCTGACGGCGGAGCTGGCGGCGAGCCGGGTCCATCCGCTGGCGCTGCTGGCGCTCGCCAAGCATCCGATGGCGGCGGGTGGCCGCGACTCGGCGGATTTCCGCGCCGCCGCCCGCGCGCTGGAGCGCATCGTGCTGCGCGGGCCCCGCCCGGCGGAGGGCTTCGACGGCATGCTGGCGGCGCTGGAGCAGGCCGACCGTTTCGACCATGAGGAGCAGCAGGAATTCCTGCGCACCTGGCTGGTCGACATCGGACAGCGCGCCGCTCCCTTCCTTGAGGCGCTGAACAACGAGACGCCGCTGGCCGACCTCGTGCGCGCCCATGTCGCCTTCTGCGAATCGCTGGCCGCCGATGACGCGCTGACGGGAGCGGAACGGCTGTGGCGCCAGGACGACGGCGAGGAGGCGGCGCGCTTCGTCCACGATCTGCTTGACGCGGCCGACGGCTTCCCGGCGATCCCGGCCAAGGATTACCCGGCGCTGCTCGATGCGCTGATGAGCGCGCGGGCGGTGCGTCCCCGCTATGGTCTGCACCCGCGCCTGTTCATCCTGGGGCCGATGGAAGCGCGTCTCCAGCATCTCGACCTGACCATCCTGGGCGGGCTGAACGAGGGCACCTGGCCGCCGGCCGCCTCCGCCGATCCGTGGATGTCGCGGCCGATGCGGCGCGATTTCGGCCTGCCCAGCCCGGAACGGCTGGTCGGCATGTCGGCCCACGACTTCGCCCATGCCTGCGGCGCGCCGGAAGTGGTGCTGACCCGCGCCGCGCGGGTGGAGGGCACGCCAACCGTGCCGTCGCGCTGGCTCCTGCGGCTGGAAACCGTGCTGAGGGCGCTGGATCTGGACGGCGTCATCGAGGAGCGCGGGGCCTGCTGGCTCGGCTGGGCGCGCGGGCTGGACGAGCCGGACCGGGTGCAGCCGGTGGCGGCGCCGGAGCCGCGCCCGCCGCTGGCCGCCCGGCCGCGCAAGCTGTCGGTGACCGAGATCGAGACCTGGATGCGCGATCCCTACGCCATCTATGCCCGCCATGCCCTGCGGTTGCGCGCGCTCGACCCCATCGCCGCCGATCCGGGGGCGTCCGACCGCGGCCAGATCATCCACGACACGCTCGACGCCTTCGTCCGCGACCATCCCGGCCCGCTGCCGCATGACGCGCTCGACCGGCTGATCGCGCTGGGGCGGGAACGTTTCGGTCCGCTGCTGCGCAGTCATCCCGACGTCTGGGCCTTCTGGTGGCCGCGCTTCGAGCGGGTGGCCGGCTGGTTCGTCGATCTGGAACGCGAACGCCGCCCCCGCCTGCGCCCGCTGGCGACCGAGGTGCCGGGGCGGCTGGAGCTGTCCGGCCCCGGCGGCCCCTTCACCCTGACCGCCAAGGCCGACCGCATCGACCGCGGCCCCGACGGGCTGGTGGTGATCGACTACAAGACCGGCACCCCGCCGAGCGCGCGGGAGATCGAGCTGGGTTTCGCCCCGCAGCTGCCGCTGGAGGCCGCGATTGCCGCCGCCGGCGGGTTCAGCGGGGTGGACAAGGGCGAGGTGGCGGAGCTGACCTTCTGGCGCCTGTCCGGCGGCGACCCGGCCGGCGAGGAAAAGCCGGTGAAGGGGGACCCGGCCGTATTGGGTGAAGAGGCACGGGCCGGTCTGGAGGCGCTGATCGCGCAGTTCGACGACCCGGAGACGCCTTACCGCTCGCGTCCACGGCCGGCGATGGCGCCGCGCTACACCGACTATGCGCACCTCGCCCGCGTGCAGGAATGGTCGTCGGGCGGCGGAGAGGGGGAATGA
- a CDS encoding nucleotidyltransferase family protein, whose product MTVTIPEAAPQIAMVLAAGQGLRMRPLTNHRPKPLIPVLGKPMLDHALDRLAESGVGRAVVNSHYLGAMIGEHLKDRTAPAITLSPEDTLLETGGGVKKALPHLGTAPVYTVNADIFWLDGPIPALRRLAAHWNPAEMDALLLLMATTRSVGYDGLGDYHMDPLGGLTRRGERELAPFVYAGVQIVKPELFAADTPDGAFSTNLIWDRAQAAGRLFGLAHDGLWFHIGTPAGLKEAEDLLAIGGVRAVAH is encoded by the coding sequence ATGACCGTGACCATTCCAGAAGCCGCGCCCCAAATTGCAATGGTTCTGGCCGCCGGCCAGGGCCTGCGCATGCGCCCGCTGACCAACCACAGGCCCAAGCCGCTGATCCCGGTGCTGGGCAAGCCGATGCTCGACCATGCGCTCGACCGGCTGGCCGAGTCCGGCGTCGGCCGCGCGGTGGTCAACAGCCACTATCTGGGCGCCATGATCGGCGAGCATCTGAAGGACCGGACGGCGCCCGCGATCACCCTATCGCCGGAGGACACGCTGCTGGAGACCGGCGGCGGGGTGAAGAAGGCCCTGCCCCATCTCGGCACCGCGCCGGTCTATACGGTGAACGCCGACATCTTCTGGCTCGACGGGCCGATCCCGGCGCTGCGCCGGCTGGCCGCGCACTGGAACCCGGCGGAGATGGATGCGCTGCTGCTGCTGATGGCGACGACCAGGTCGGTCGGCTATGACGGGCTCGGCGACTATCACATGGACCCGCTGGGCGGGCTGACCCGCCGGGGCGAGCGCGAGCTGGCGCCCTTCGTCTATGCCGGGGTGCAGATCGTCAAGCCGGAGCTGTTCGCCGCCGACACGCCCGACGGCGCCTTCTCCACCAACCTGATCTGGGACCGCGCCCAGGCGGCGGGCCGGCTGTTCGGCCTTGCCCATGACGGGCTGTGGTTCCACATCGGCACGCCGGCCGGACTGAAGGAGGCCGAGGATCTGCTGGCCATTGGCGGCGTGCGGGCAGTGGCGCATTGA
- a CDS encoding aminoglycoside phosphotransferase family protein, translating into MAGVSSARQAEIAAFLAANGLSDAAREPLAGDASARRYERLRKADGGTLMLVDTPAPAEDLVPFIAIGAELAAIGLSVPGVIASDVERGLAIQEDFGSETFSRLLAAGADPQPLYEMATDALIAIHRGWPAGAAERLALPVYDADLFIAQTRLFLDAYMPVALGRPMSEEDRSDFDTAWRTVLEPVCAGAPSLLLRDYHVDNLMRLDRPGVKAAGLIDFQNAGWGPRAYDLVSLLEDARRDVAPALAEAMVARYLAAFPDSDAAAFRRAMAVLGAVRHTRIVAIFVRLALSQGRRSYLVHLPRVWRLLEAQLAKPTLAPVAAWFDRHLPPETRAAFVVPETI; encoded by the coding sequence ATGGCGGGTGTGAGTTCTGCGCGGCAGGCCGAGATCGCCGCCTTCCTGGCCGCCAACGGCCTGTCCGATGCGGCGCGGGAGCCTCTTGCCGGCGATGCCTCCGCCCGGCGGTACGAGCGGCTGCGCAAGGCCGATGGCGGCACGCTGATGCTGGTCGACACGCCGGCCCCGGCCGAAGACCTCGTTCCCTTCATCGCCATCGGCGCCGAGTTGGCCGCCATCGGGCTGTCGGTTCCCGGGGTGATCGCGTCGGATGTCGAGCGGGGGCTGGCAATCCAGGAAGATTTCGGTAGCGAAACATTTTCCCGCCTGCTCGCCGCCGGTGCCGATCCGCAGCCGCTCTATGAGATGGCGACCGACGCGCTGATCGCCATCCACCGCGGCTGGCCGGCGGGAGCGGCTGAAAGGCTGGCCCTGCCCGTCTACGATGCGGACCTGTTCATCGCCCAGACCCGGCTGTTCCTCGACGCCTATATGCCGGTGGCGCTGGGACGGCCCATGAGCGAAGAGGATCGTTCCGATTTCGATACGGCTTGGCGGACGGTGCTGGAACCGGTCTGTGCCGGGGCGCCGTCGCTCCTGCTGCGCGACTACCATGTCGACAACCTGATGCGGCTGGACCGGCCGGGGGTGAAGGCCGCTGGGCTGATCGACTTCCAGAACGCCGGCTGGGGGCCGCGGGCCTACGATCTGGTGTCGCTGCTGGAGGATGCCCGGCGCGACGTGGCGCCCGCTCTGGCCGAGGCGATGGTCGCGCGCTATCTCGCCGCCTTCCCCGACAGCGATGCCGCCGCCTTCCGCCGCGCCATGGCGGTGCTGGGCGCGGTGCGCCACACGCGGATCGTCGCCATCTTCGTCCGTCTGGCGCTGAGCCAGGGGCGGCGGTCCTACCTCGTCCATCTGCCGCGGGTCTGGCGCCTGCTGGAGGCCCAGCTGGCGAAGCCGACCCTGGCCCCGGTTGCCGCCTGGTTCGACCGCCATCTGCCGCCCGAGACCCGTGCCGCCTTCGTCGTTCCGGAGACGATCTGA
- the tsaE gene encoding tRNA (adenosine(37)-N6)-threonylcarbamoyltransferase complex ATPase subunit type 1 TsaE — translation MSDTPLHTIAIQLPDEGTTAALGRRLGAMLRPGDLVALRGDLGAGKSALSRALIRSVTHEDAEVPSPTFTLVQTYDTAIGPVWHFDLYRLSGPDEVYELGWDDARAEAVALVEWPDRLGPLLPTDRVEVTMEHDGPDARRATLTGHGALAARVATADWTL, via the coding sequence ATGTCGGACACTCCCCTCCATACCATCGCGATCCAGTTGCCTGATGAAGGCACCACCGCGGCGTTGGGCCGCCGGCTGGGCGCCATGCTGCGGCCGGGCGACCTCGTGGCGCTGCGCGGCGACCTCGGCGCCGGCAAGTCGGCACTGTCGCGGGCATTGATCCGCAGCGTCACCCATGAGGACGCCGAGGTGCCGTCCCCCACCTTCACCCTGGTCCAGACCTACGACACCGCCATCGGCCCGGTCTGGCATTTCGACCTCTACCGCCTGTCCGGACCGGACGAGGTGTATGAGCTGGGCTGGGACGACGCGCGGGCCGAGGCGGTGGCGCTGGTGGAATGGCCGGACCGGCTGGGTCCGCTGCTGCCGACCGACCGGGTCGAGGTGACGATGGAGCATGACGGCCCGGACGCCCGCCGCGCCACGCTGACCGGCCATGGCGCGCTGGCGGCGCGGGTGGCCACCGCCGACTGGACCCTATGA
- a CDS encoding NAD(P)/FAD-dependent oxidoreductase, with protein sequence MSQTASSNDVLTTDVVIVGAGPVGLFAVFECGMLKMRCHVVDALDMVGGQCTALYPEKPIYDIPAHPSIEAADLIDRLAEQAAPFSPTYHLGQQVEKLTRQDSGRWLVETSIGTKIDTRAVVIAAGSGAFGPNRPPLDGLEAYDGKSVFYMVRRRQDFAGKKVVIAGGGDSAVDWAISLADVAERVYVVHRRPKFRAAPESVSRMDALVREGRIEMVVPYQLSGLDGGNGQLSAVRVATLDGEEKALPADALLAFFGLSMNLGPIADWGLDLERSHIAVAQPGCATNVPGVFAIGDIATYPGKLKLILCGFAEAAQAAHAIRPLVYPGEALHFEYSTSKGVPGAA encoded by the coding sequence ATGTCGCAGACCGCTTCCAGCAACGATGTCCTCACCACCGATGTCGTCATCGTCGGCGCCGGCCCCGTCGGGCTGTTCGCCGTGTTCGAATGCGGCATGCTGAAGATGCGCTGCCATGTGGTGGACGCGCTGGACATGGTCGGCGGCCAATGTACGGCGCTCTACCCGGAAAAGCCGATCTATGACATCCCCGCCCACCCCTCGATCGAGGCGGCCGACCTGATCGACCGGCTGGCGGAACAGGCGGCCCCCTTCTCGCCCACCTATCACCTGGGCCAGCAGGTGGAAAAGCTGACCCGCCAGGACAGCGGGCGCTGGCTGGTGGAGACCAGCATCGGCACGAAGATCGACACCCGGGCGGTTGTCATCGCCGCTGGCAGCGGCGCCTTCGGCCCCAACCGGCCGCCGCTCGACGGGCTGGAAGCGTATGACGGCAAGTCGGTCTTCTACATGGTGCGCCGCCGCCAGGACTTTGCCGGCAAGAAGGTGGTGATCGCCGGCGGCGGCGACAGCGCCGTCGACTGGGCCATTTCCCTGGCCGACGTTGCGGAGCGCGTCTATGTCGTCCACCGCCGTCCGAAGTTCCGCGCGGCCCCGGAAAGCGTCTCCCGCATGGACGCCCTGGTGCGCGAGGGGCGGATCGAGATGGTGGTGCCCTATCAGCTCTCCGGGCTGGACGGCGGGAACGGTCAGCTGAGCGCCGTGCGCGTCGCCACGCTGGACGGCGAGGAAAAGGCGCTGCCGGCCGATGCGCTGCTGGCCTTCTTCGGCCTGTCGATGAATCTCGGCCCGATCGCCGACTGGGGCCTGGATCTGGAACGCAGCCACATCGCGGTGGCCCAGCCCGGCTGCGCCACCAACGTGCCGGGGGTCTTCGCCATCGGCGACATCGCGACTTATCCCGGCAAGCTGAAGCTGATCCTCTGCGGCTTCGCCGAGGCGGCCCAGGCCGCCCATGCCATCCGCCCGCTGGTCTATCCCGGCGAGGCGCTGCATTTCGAATATTCCACCTCGAAGGGCGTGCCCGGCGCGGCGTGA
- a CDS encoding PAS domain-containing sensor histidine kinase, producing MLAAAPQPWCAWTDQGEAILSDEAAALLGVAGADAPSADTLADTLAAPDLGPALTRLRRDGEPFRCEARAPDGRRLVLTGRRGRAGDTRCDVLWIEDVTVARDAAQDASRRQEQETGAARSRLAELQAMADALPVPVWMRDRSLRLSWCNRAYARAVDGDPETVVAEGRELTATGRALAERARGGGFAQSDRAPVVIGTERRLLEVTEAPLPLTDGGGTLVVGYALDLTPLEELRGELDRHLTAHAEVLERLGTAIAIFGPDTRLTFFNQAYARLWDLDEAWLRSEPTNAELLEELRARRRLPEYADYQTFKRERLTRYTHLVEPVEEMLHLPDGTTLRHLAAPHPQGGLITILEDVTNTLALESSYNTLMAVQQETLDNLAEGIAVFGGDGRLKLSNPAFSRIWDLADGDLNGEPHIADVIERMRPLLEMAAPDKATDKAADRPGEAATWEAVKEELIGATLERSVRSGRVERSDGSVVEFSTLPLPDGAVLNSYLDVTDGARLETALRASNAALEAADQLKSEFIANVSHHLRTPLNGIIGFAEVLANQYFGELNARQMEYVRSMLSAGQRLLELIDDVVDLTSLGAGVTTLERGAVSLPDLLDSVAGLTREWARREGLRLEVVAPEALGEMEGDGKRLKQALFTLVVGAIRNPPPDRRIRLAGERLNGSITLSVSGAAPPDADPQGAAALGVSLARNVVELHGGRLELDEIGGGGVYRSAHVRCIMPVRAPVNGVRAG from the coding sequence ATGCTGGCCGCAGCCCCCCAGCCCTGGTGCGCCTGGACCGACCAGGGCGAGGCCATTCTGTCCGACGAGGCCGCGGCTCTGCTAGGCGTTGCCGGCGCCGACGCACCCAGCGCCGATACTCTGGCGGATACCCTCGCCGCACCCGACCTCGGCCCCGCCCTGACCCGCCTGCGCCGCGACGGCGAGCCCTTCCGCTGCGAGGCGAGGGCGCCCGACGGCCGGCGGCTGGTGCTGACCGGTCGGCGCGGACGGGCGGGCGACACCCGGTGCGACGTGCTGTGGATCGAGGATGTGACCGTCGCCCGCGACGCCGCGCAGGACGCCAGCCGGCGCCAGGAACAGGAGACCGGAGCCGCCCGCTCCCGCCTTGCCGAGTTGCAGGCGATGGCCGACGCGCTGCCGGTGCCGGTGTGGATGCGCGACCGCTCCTTACGGCTGTCCTGGTGCAACCGCGCCTATGCCCGCGCGGTGGACGGCGATCCCGAGACGGTGGTGGCGGAGGGGCGGGAGCTGACCGCCACTGGCCGGGCGCTGGCCGAACGGGCGCGCGGCGGCGGCTTCGCACAGTCCGACCGCGCCCCCGTGGTGATCGGCACCGAACGCCGCCTGCTGGAGGTGACGGAGGCGCCGCTGCCACTGACCGACGGCGGCGGCACGCTGGTGGTCGGCTACGCCCTCGACCTCACCCCGCTGGAGGAGCTGCGCGGCGAACTCGACCGCCACCTGACCGCCCATGCCGAGGTGCTGGAACGGCTGGGCACCGCCATCGCCATCTTCGGCCCCGACACCCGCCTGACCTTCTTCAACCAGGCCTATGCACGGCTGTGGGACCTGGACGAGGCGTGGCTGCGCAGCGAGCCGACCAACGCCGAACTGCTGGAGGAACTGCGCGCCCGCCGGCGGCTGCCGGAATATGCCGACTACCAGACCTTCAAGCGCGAGCGGCTGACCCGCTACACCCATCTGGTCGAGCCGGTGGAAGAGATGCTGCACCTGCCGGACGGCACCACGCTGCGCCATCTGGCGGCCCCGCATCCGCAGGGCGGGCTGATCACCATCCTGGAGGACGTGACCAACACGCTGGCGCTGGAATCCTCCTACAACACGCTGATGGCGGTGCAGCAGGAGACGCTGGACAATCTGGCGGAGGGCATCGCCGTGTTCGGCGGCGACGGCCGGCTGAAGCTGTCCAACCCGGCCTTCTCCCGCATCTGGGATCTGGCCGACGGCGACCTGAACGGCGAACCGCACATCGCCGACGTCATCGAACGCATGCGCCCGCTGCTGGAGATGGCGGCGCCCGATAAGGCGACCGACAAGGCTGCCGACAGGCCGGGCGAGGCCGCCACCTGGGAGGCGGTGAAGGAGGAGCTGATCGGCGCCACGCTGGAACGCAGCGTCCGCTCCGGCCGGGTCGAGCGCAGCGACGGGTCGGTGGTGGAGTTCTCCACCCTGCCGCTGCCCGACGGGGCGGTGCTGAACAGCTATCTCGACGTCACCGACGGCGCCCGGCTGGAGACGGCGCTGCGCGCCTCCAACGCCGCCTTGGAAGCCGCCGACCAGTTGAAGAGCGAGTTCATCGCCAACGTCTCCCACCATCTGCGCACGCCGCTGAACGGCATCATCGGCTTCGCCGAGGTGCTGGCGAACCAGTATTTCGGCGAGCTGAACGCCCGGCAGATGGAGTATGTGCGCAGCATGCTGTCGGCCGGCCAGCGCCTGCTGGAGCTGATCGACGACGTGGTCGACCTGACCAGCCTGGGCGCCGGCGTCACCACGCTGGAACGCGGCGCGGTCAGCCTGCCCGACCTGCTCGATTCGGTGGCAGGCCTCACCCGCGAATGGGCGCGGCGCGAGGGGCTGCGGCTCGAGGTGGTGGCGCCGGAGGCGCTGGGCGAGATGGAGGGCGATGGCAAGCGGCTGAAGCAGGCGCTGTTCACCCTGGTGGTGGGCGCCATCCGCAACCCGCCGCCCGACCGCCGCATCCGCCTTGCCGGCGAGCGGCTGAACGGCAGCATCACCCTGTCGGTCAGCGGCGCCGCCCCGCCCGACGCCGATCCGCAGGGGGCCGCGGCACTGGGCGTCTCGCTGGCCCGCAACGTGGTGGAACTGCATGGCGGGCGGCTGGAACTGGACGAAATCGGCGGCGGCGGGGTGTACCGCAGCGCCCATGTCCGCTGCATCATGCCGGTGCGCGCGCCGGTGAACGGGGTGAGAGCCGGGTAG